Proteins from a genomic interval of Pristis pectinata isolate sPriPec2 chromosome 21, sPriPec2.1.pri, whole genome shotgun sequence:
- the abhd11 gene encoding protein ABHD11 isoform X2: protein MRPLVLRGGGWARAAGAGRSPLLLLPRVVSGAAGGRPVDLAYHLMDGRNSETPLVFLHGLLGSKSNFYSIAKALFQRTGRTVVTVDSRNHGDSGHSPVMTYEAMSLDLQNMLNKLELPECILIGHSMGGKIAMTTALQRPRLVKKLVVVDISPIRTIPRTPFPNYIAAMRAVTVDDDLSRSTARNQAEQQLQPYIEDARTRQFILTNLVERNGQYIWRVNIEAVANNLDYLLGFPEFNTPFTAPTIFLGGGNSPYISDSPSGQANRLGSRVVRRRSDEAQDGGGPSSSPSDGENLHAGKT from the exons ATGCGCCCGCTGGTGTTGAGGGGCGGTGGCTGGGCCCGGGCCGCCGGGGCGGGTCGGTCGCCGCTGCTGCTGCTGCCCAGGGTGGTGAGCGGGGCGGCCGGGGGCAG ACCCGTGGACCTTGCCTATCACCTAATGGATGGCAGAAACTCCGAGACTCCCCTGGtcttcctccatggactcttgggCAGTAAATCCAACTTTTACTCTATAGCTAAAGCATTATTTCAGCGGACAGGCCGGACG GTGGTGACAGTGGATAGCCGTAACCATGGTGatagtggacacagtccagtgatGACCTATGAAGCGATGAGCCTTGATCTTCAAAACATGCTGAACAAGTTGGAGCTCCCCGAGTGTATCCTGATAGGACACAGCATGGGTGGCAAGATTGCAATGACAACAGCACTGCAGAGA CCGAGACTGGTGAAAAAGCTCGTTGTGGTGGATATCAGTCCCATTCGGACAATCCCGCGTACGCCTTTTCCAAATTACATTGCTGCCATGAGGGCGGTAACTGTGGATGATGATTTGTCAAGGTCCACTGCACGCAACCAAGCTGAGCAACAGCTGCAACCGTACATCGAG GATGCTCGTACCCGGCAGTTTATCTTGACGAACCTGGTGGAACGTAATGGTCAATACATTTGGAGGGTGAATATAGAAGCTGTAGCCAACAATTTGGATTACCTCCTGGGCTTCCCAGAATTCAACACTCCTTTTACTGCCCCTACCATCTTTTTGGGTGGGGGCAACTCTCCTTACATTAG cgactcaccgtccgggcaggcgaaccggcttggcagtcgggtcgtgcggcgtcggagcgacgaggcccaagatggcggcgggccttcgtcttccccaagcgacggggagaacctgcacgcgggaaagacttga
- the abhd11 gene encoding protein ABHD11 isoform X3, protein MGRPVDLAYHLMDGRNSETPLVFLHGLLGSKSNFYSIAKALFQRTGRTVVTVDSRNHGDSGHSPVMTYEAMSLDLQNMLNKLELPECILIGHSMGGKIAMTTALQRPRLVKKLVVVDISPIRTIPRTPFPNYIAAMRAVTVDDDLSRSTARNQAEQQLQPYIEDARTRQFILTNLVERNGQYIWRVNIEAVANNLDYLLGFPEFNTPFTAPTIFLGGGNSPYISSKDYPEIKRLFPNSIIQHVPEAGHWVHFEKPYDFINSICAFLGTS, encoded by the exons ATGGGCAG ACCCGTGGACCTTGCCTATCACCTAATGGATGGCAGAAACTCCGAGACTCCCCTGGtcttcctccatggactcttgggCAGTAAATCCAACTTTTACTCTATAGCTAAAGCATTATTTCAGCGGACAGGCCGGACG GTGGTGACAGTGGATAGCCGTAACCATGGTGatagtggacacagtccagtgatGACCTATGAAGCGATGAGCCTTGATCTTCAAAACATGCTGAACAAGTTGGAGCTCCCCGAGTGTATCCTGATAGGACACAGCATGGGTGGCAAGATTGCAATGACAACAGCACTGCAGAGA CCGAGACTGGTGAAAAAGCTCGTTGTGGTGGATATCAGTCCCATTCGGACAATCCCGCGTACGCCTTTTCCAAATTACATTGCTGCCATGAGGGCGGTAACTGTGGATGATGATTTGTCAAGGTCCACTGCACGCAACCAAGCTGAGCAACAGCTGCAACCGTACATCGAG GATGCTCGTACCCGGCAGTTTATCTTGACGAACCTGGTGGAACGTAATGGTCAATACATTTGGAGGGTGAATATAGAAGCTGTAGCCAACAATTTGGATTACCTCCTGGGCTTCCCAGAATTCAACACTCCTTTTACTGCCCCTACCATCTTTTTGGGTGGGGGCAACTCTCCTTACATTAG CTCCAAGGATTATCCTGAGATCAAGCGACTGTTTCCTAATTCTATTATCCAACATGTTCCTGAAGCTGGTCATTGGGTCCATTTTGAAAAACCTTATGACTTTATAAATTCCATTTGTGCATTTCTGGGAACCAGTTAG
- the abhd11 gene encoding protein ABHD11 isoform X1 produces MRPLVLRGGGWARAAGAGRSPLLLLPRVVSGAAGGRPVDLAYHLMDGRNSETPLVFLHGLLGSKSNFYSIAKALFQRTGRTVVTVDSRNHGDSGHSPVMTYEAMSLDLQNMLNKLELPECILIGHSMGGKIAMTTALQRPRLVKKLVVVDISPIRTIPRTPFPNYIAAMRAVTVDDDLSRSTARNQAEQQLQPYIEDARTRQFILTNLVERNGQYIWRVNIEAVANNLDYLLGFPEFNTPFTAPTIFLGGGNSPYISSKDYPEIKRLFPNSIIQHVPEAGHWVHFEKPYDFINSICAFLGTS; encoded by the exons ATGCGCCCGCTGGTGTTGAGGGGCGGTGGCTGGGCCCGGGCCGCCGGGGCGGGTCGGTCGCCGCTGCTGCTGCTGCCCAGGGTGGTGAGCGGGGCGGCCGGGGGCAG ACCCGTGGACCTTGCCTATCACCTAATGGATGGCAGAAACTCCGAGACTCCCCTGGtcttcctccatggactcttgggCAGTAAATCCAACTTTTACTCTATAGCTAAAGCATTATTTCAGCGGACAGGCCGGACG GTGGTGACAGTGGATAGCCGTAACCATGGTGatagtggacacagtccagtgatGACCTATGAAGCGATGAGCCTTGATCTTCAAAACATGCTGAACAAGTTGGAGCTCCCCGAGTGTATCCTGATAGGACACAGCATGGGTGGCAAGATTGCAATGACAACAGCACTGCAGAGA CCGAGACTGGTGAAAAAGCTCGTTGTGGTGGATATCAGTCCCATTCGGACAATCCCGCGTACGCCTTTTCCAAATTACATTGCTGCCATGAGGGCGGTAACTGTGGATGATGATTTGTCAAGGTCCACTGCACGCAACCAAGCTGAGCAACAGCTGCAACCGTACATCGAG GATGCTCGTACCCGGCAGTTTATCTTGACGAACCTGGTGGAACGTAATGGTCAATACATTTGGAGGGTGAATATAGAAGCTGTAGCCAACAATTTGGATTACCTCCTGGGCTTCCCAGAATTCAACACTCCTTTTACTGCCCCTACCATCTTTTTGGGTGGGGGCAACTCTCCTTACATTAG CTCCAAGGATTATCCTGAGATCAAGCGACTGTTTCCTAATTCTATTATCCAACATGTTCCTGAAGCTGGTCATTGGGTCCATTTTGAAAAACCTTATGACTTTATAAATTCCATTTGTGCATTTCTGGGAACCAGTTAG